The nucleotide sequence accagagtcctgactggcttcatagggagcagttccaaaGCATTGCCAGGGAGCTCTGTGACACTTGGTCTACCAATGAAAAGCActgtgtaagagctaggtattgtttAAGTAACcaggattttttgtttggttttttttttaagcattgatCAAATTGTGTAAAGGCCACTAAGTGTTACTGCAACCTCCAAAGATGTCctgcagaagaggaagaagaagagggaaGGGTTTGTGGcatttgtttctttatgatgCAGAGAAAAGGCCTAAAAGATTTTGGTTCTGTTCCCCTAATTTATTTCCCCTTCTCCTTGCTTGTTTTTCATTAGCAATTAAGGTCCTGTTGTTTTCCTGGGAAACTCTCTGGATGACTGGGCAATTGGGACAGGTGCTTATGACATTAGATACCATAGAAATGAAGCCTAAAACACTGCACAGGCAAATGATTTTTATTCAAGCTATTTAAAAGTCTTCGGTTTTGTTAATCTCTCTAAGAATCTTCATTAAAACAACCTCAACCCCTTCAAATTAAGAAAACATCTCCAAGAACATATACGAGAGTTTACATTCCTAATATTTCTGAGATAAAAGAGGCAAActacccctccctctcccccactaaACTTTCAAAAGGAACCACCTCATTTCCCCCGCCACTCCCCCTCAACCCCTTGTGCAGGGACATTTCAGATAAGTGTTTAGACTCTTTCCCGGGGCCTCCTCACAATGGGATCTGAGCACTCTCTAGTAGTGCATTAAGTGCTGGGGCTAACATGATTCATTCTCTCATCTTCTCACCAGGGGACACTTGTGTGggcagtagattttttttttaaatatgtatgcaCTACACCACATCAATGACAAAGATTATAAGTGCTAGACTGAAGTACAGAAACACACTCCTTTCTGCTGATTGGTTATTGTTTGCCTTTCAAAAAAAGACCTGCTTCTCTGttcctctttcctttttaaaaaagttggctTGGTGGTTTTTCCTGTGATGGGTCTGATCGACACTACATAGTTAGGCTgacaaggcagcttacgttgacctaactctgcaagtgtctacactacaatggtgCTCCCACAGATGGAAGTCACCCACTACATCGACTAATAACCCCAGCTCTGTGAGGGGCATACAACTTAGGTTGATTTAGTTAGGACAACGGTGTGTGCAGACACTGCCTTACTTACATCGCCCATGGCTGTCTGCCCCTACACAGGGACTGTCAGCCCCCCTGCCGTCACCTCCCAGTGTGGGATTGCGTGTGGGGGGACTCAggctctccttccccccctcaaTCTCACTGGAAGGCAGCCAGGCTCAGGCTCTCCTCtcgctcacacacacccccatccaaGGCAGCAACAGAGGGGCCGATAGCTAGAGCTGTGAGCCCAGGCACCTGGACTCAATTTCACAGCAAGGAGCCTACCAGCAGTGCAACTGACGCTGTCAGTTTCACCGTTGCtattagaaaaggaggacttgtggcaccttagagactaacaaatttatttgagcataagctttcgtgagctacagctcacttcatcggatcacgaaagcttatgctctaataaatttgttagtctctaaggtgccacaagtcctccttttctttttgcgactacagactaacacagctgctcctctgaaaactGTTGctcttatttcacatttggtcaccagaggctgtcagccccagggtggggaggagcaggggaagctccagctgtgagccctgcactgggctgacagccagagacaaaatgtgaaataatagccgctgtgaaactgacaaggaTGTCAATGTCATTGCTGGTAGGCTCCCCCCTGTGAAATTGAGCCCTGGCCctgactcagggctggggctgtcaggcggggggggctccagctgtgagccctgcTCAGCTGTCGCTGCCCCACACTCCGCCTGTCAGTGCCCCACTTCAATGGGTGCCAGGGGCTGAGGAGCCccctggggcaatggggaggGCATCCCCCAAACGACAAGTTTGCCCAGGGGGCTCTTTTCCCTAAGAGCgggcccccccccgctgctgttctcgggggggggggtagtgggggGCCGGGCGGCAGGTGCGGGGCTGGGATTTCaaccctgcctctccccagggaTTCACAGCGGGGGCGTCACGGTCTGTCCCGTGTCCGGCCCCCGGGGAGCGCGGCTGGCCCCGGCCGCGGCCGCTTGGATTCAGGCGCCCCGCGGCTCTGCTCGGGGATGCGGGAGGGGCAGCGGGGCGGGGTCCCCCCGGGCCCTTCCCCGGGCTGCAGCCGGCTGCGGGGGGGGCGCGGTACCTGCTTGCGGGCCTGGAGGACCTCGGCCACCCGGCTGCGGTACTTGTCGTTGCTGGCCTTGTTGTACTCGCTCATGGCGAAGCGCAGCGCCCGCTGCACCCCCTCGTCGTTCTCCTCGGCGtccagcagcccccccagcagCGGCGGGGGCCGGTCCCTGGCCAGCGCCGCGCCGgcggccagggccagggccagggcggCCAGCCAGAGCCACGGGGCGCCCATCGTCCTGCACGGGCTGGGGCGGAGAGCGGCGATGCCAGGGGCCGGCCCCTGCGCCGCGCTATATCCCGCCGCcccggggggcagggcagggcagggcccgcCCCGGCCGGCCCACATGGCCGCAGCCAGCGCCTATCCCCCGGGGCGCCGGgccactgcccccgccccgccccgcccgtgCCCCCGGCGCCCGCCCGCCTCCCCCTGGGGGCCTCGGCAGCGCGGAACCCAAACACGAGTCAGCGCCACCGGGGCAGAAACTCAGCCCCGCTCCTGCCAACCCCGAGGTCACCCAGCCTGGGGCGTGCCTGGGGATCCCAGCCTGCGGGTCTGCCCAGGGACTGACCCCCTTAGCGATTGATCCCATCGCCCCTTGCCGTTCACGCCCGGACTTGCCTTTGGCTTTGGTTACACATGGCaaagggaaaaggaggacttgtggcaccttagagactaacaagtttattagagcataagctttcgtgagtttttccactaaatgcatccgatgaagtgagctgtagctcacgaaagcttatgctctaataaatttgttagtctctaaggtgccacaagtcctccttttctttttgcaaatacagactaacacggctgctactctgaaacctgtcacatggcAAAGGGGGAGCTGTCGGTCTGCAAACAGACCTTGGAGACGTGGAAGCGCATTTCAGTTGTCGTCTTCTCCCTGGCACTTAAAACGTTTCGATTCTTTTTCTTTCCGCCATGGAAGTCCAATCTTGGGATGAAACAAGCTCATCAGGATGTTGAATTAAAAACATCATCAGTCAGCTCCACTTAGCACTTAACTTCATCTCCCCCTGCTTGAGGAAACATGAACTAGACGTCAGCCCCCCAAACCAAGACTGCTTAATTTACAATTTAACTGATAGTTTTGAAGGTACAAAGGGTAGGTTGTGTGGCTGCAGTGAACAGGGAGGTTAAAATAAATACCTTTGCTCCTTTTGGCCCACGCGGTTAGCTGTTTGGCACCTTGTGGGTAGTTGCTGATAGGGGGCAGATATTTATGTCTAGTATTTCTTTGGTTCAATCCCATGTAATTACAAAGAATGTTTCCCAGGACACAGTAGGGACAAACAACAGaaagcagtttccttgctcataATTCCAAACCTGCCttttcagccagcactctgccccaaAAAAGGTCCCTCTCTTGGCTTCCTCTTAGAGCCATGCTACCAGAGCACGTCTGGCTTTCTCCTGGCTTTTCAGGTACTTTCTCTTGCCCGTCTGCTTCTGACACATATGGACACTTACAACTGCAATCCAATCAATGCACTATCCCCTGCATTTGCAATCACTTCTCAGGGAAATTCCTCTTATTCCTCCTCAATTAGTGCTTCCCTAGGCCTTCTATGTGGCCAGTGCTTTGGGCAGTGGCTTCTCTTTTTTTCAGCTATCTTACTTTCtaaaggagcttaattgcttCTTCCATTTAGCCACTAGCCTCGAAGAGGTCTCTGATCTATGGGCAACTACAGACAGGCA is from Dermochelys coriacea isolate rDerCor1 chromosome 3, rDerCor1.pri.v4, whole genome shotgun sequence and encodes:
- the LOC119853149 gene encoding cystatin-like; this translates as MWAGRGGPCPALPPGAAGYSAAQGPAPGIAALRPSPCRTMGAPWLWLAALALALAAGAALARDRPPPLLGGLLDAEENDEGVQRALRFAMSEYNKASNDKYRSRVAEVLQARKQIVSGVKYYLNVKVGRTTCMKSSVEVQDCEFHEKPDLAKHVTCSFVVYTVPWLNRISLLENKCQ